In the Campylobacter sputorum subsp. sputorum genome, TTTTAAAAATGGGAAAATAGATGAGGAAACCTATGCCAAACTTATAAAAAGACAGATAGAAAATGGCATTGATTGCGTTGTTCCTGCTGGAACAACTGGCGAGAGTGCAACACTAACTCATGATGAACACAGAGCTTGCATTGAAATTGCAGTTGAAATATGCAAAGGAACAAATACTAAAGTTTTAGCAGGTGCTGGAAGCAATGCAACACATGAGGCTATATCGTTGGCTAAATTTGCTCAAGAGCAAGGTGTAGATGGTATACTTTCTGTTGCACCTTATTATAATAAACCTACACAAGAAGGGCTTTATAGGCATTATAGCGAAATTTCAAAAAATGTAGATATACCAGTTTTATTATATAATGTTCCAGGAAGAACTGGCTGTGATATACAAACTAATACTGCTATAAGACTATTTAATGATTGCCAAAATATTTATGGCGTTAAAGAAGCTAGTGGAAATATAGATAAATGCGTTGATTTACTAGCACATGAACCAAATATGGTTGTTATGAGCGGAGAAGATGCAATAAATTATCCAATTTTAAGCAATGGCGGCAAAGGCGTAATTTCTGTAACTTCAAATTTATTACCAGATTACACAGCTAAACTTACTCATTTTGCGTTAGATGAACAATTTTCAAAAGCAAAAGCTATAAATGATAAGCTATATAACATAAATAAAATAATGTTTTGTGAAAGCAATCCAATACCAATAAAAGCTTCTATGTTTATAGCAGGATTGATACCTGTGCTTGAGTATAGATTGCCACTTTGTGAACCTAGTAATGAAAATATGAAAAAAATTGAAAATATTATGAAACAATATGATATAAAAGGATTTTAATGGATAATTTTTACAAAGGTAAAACACTAGTTATAAGCGGTGGAACTAGAGGAATTGGCAGAGCCATACTACTTAAATTTGCTAAAGCTGGTGCAAACATAGCTTTTACTTACAATTCTAATGAAGAGTTAGCACAAACACAAGTAAAAGAGTTAGAAAAAGAATATAATATAAAAGCAAGATGTTATGCGTTAAACATACTAGAACCAGAAACATATAAAGAGCTTTTTTTAAAAATTGATGAAGATTTTGATAGAGTAGATTTTTTTATCTCAAATGCTATAATTTCAGGGCGTGCAGTTGCTGGAGGATATACTAAATTTATGAAATTAAAGCCAAGAGGCATAAATAATATTTTTACAGCAACAGTCAATGCTTTTGTAGTTGGTGCACAAGAAGCTGCAAAAAGGATGGAAAAAGTTGGTGGCGGATCAATAATATCCATAAGCTCAACTGGAAATAGAGTTTTTATAGAGAATTATTCAGGTCATGGAACTTGTAAAGCAGCGGTTGAAGCAATGGTAAGATATGCAGCAACCGAGCTTGGAGAAAAAAACATCAGAGTAAATGCAGTTAGCGGTGGACCAATAGATACAGATGCTTTAAAAGCATTTACAAATTATGAAGAAGTAAGAGATATTACAGCCAAACTTAGCCCACTTGGTAGAATGGGTCAACCAGAAGATTTAGCTGGAGCATGTCTGTTTTTATGCTCAAAAGATGCTAGTTGGGTAACTGGGCATACATTGATAATAGACGGCGGAACAACATTTAAATAATATGTTAAACATACCGAATATTTTAGCTTTTGCAAGGATTTTCCTTGCACCACTTATGTTTTATATACTTCTTGAGATAAAAAATCCAACTATTCACATAAGCTGGTTAAATTATTTTGCTACACTTGTTTTTGTTATAGCATCTATTACTGATTTTTTTGATGGTTATATAGCAAGAAATTGGAAACAAACAACGAAACTAGGAGAAATAATTGATCCATTAGCAGATAAAATGTTAACATTAGCTGCATTTATGGGTCTTATGATGATAGGCAGAGCAAATCCATGGGCTGTTTATTTGATATTAGTAAGAGAGTTTTTCATAACAGGCTTTAGAGTTTTTCTGGCAAGCGATGGCGTGAAAGTAGCTGCTTCTATGACTGGAAAAGTAAAAACTGTTTTTCAAATGATAGCAATAGGTTTTTTATGTATGAATTGGTATGGCGGATCTATTTTACTATGGATAGCGGTTGGACTAACTTTATATTCTGGTTTTGAATACATAAATGGATACTGCAAACATTTAAACCAAAAAAAATAATTATTGTATTCTAAGTTTATTCAATAATCAATTTTGGAACGAAATTTGCTTGTAACCTATAAAATAAAAAGGATTAATATGTTTGCAGGAATAAATACGACTAAAGCAAAACCACTTTTAGAACAAGCATTATCTGGTAGAAATTTAAGAAATCAGCTCATATCTAGCAATCTAGCAAATGTAAGCACACCTTTTTATAAAGCAAGAGATGTTGATTTTGAATCTGCTTTAAAAGAAAAAGTTGAAGAAATATATAACAATAAACAAAATCAAATATTGCAATTAGCTCAGACAAACGACGCCCATTTTCCAAGAGTTGATTTTCCAAAAAATAGTTTTGGAACAATTTATCTAAGAGATGGTCATATGGCTAGAAATGATGCAAACACGGTTGACTTAGATGTAGAAACTTCAGAAATGAGTAAAAATGCAATGATGATAAGTGCTATAGATGCCGCACTTAGTAAAAGTGGTGCGATATTTAAGGCAGTAATCGAAGCAAGCGGTAAAATTTAAGGATAAATTATGGCATATTTAAGTGATTTTGATATAAGCGGATACGGTCTTAGTGCACAAAGATTTAGAATGAATGTGATTAGCTCAAATATAGCTAACTCTCAAACCACAAGAACAGCAGAAGGTGGTCCTTATAGAAGAAGAGAAGTTATATTTAAAGCATTTGATTTTAACAAAGAACTAAATAATCAGATTAAAAAAAGCCATAATATGTTAGAATACTCAAATCCACTTGATGATTCAGACTCACCAAAAAATGGCGATCCATCTATCATGAGTGTAGTAGTTGATAAGATAGTAAGAGACGATAAGGATTTTATAATGAAATATGACCCATCTCATCCGGATGCAAATACAAGAGGATATGTTGCATATCCAAATATAAATCCAGTTATCGAAATGTCTGATCTTATAGAAGCAACAAGAGCGTATCAAGCAAATGTGTCAGCTTTCCAAACAACAAAAAGCATAACACAAAGTGCGATAGATTTATTAAAAGGATAATAAACTATGAATAATATAAATAAAATAGATCTTAATACACACATAGGCGATAAAAATTTAAATAAAACTTCATCAAGCAATGGAGAATTTTCTAAAATGCTTGATAATTCATTAAAAGAGTTAAATGAAGTTCAAGTAAATGCAGATAAAGCTTTAGCAAATCTTGCAACAGGGGAAGTAAAAGATTTACATCAAGCAGCCCTTGCTATAAGCAAAGCAGAAACAAGCATGAAATTAATGTTAGAAATAAGAAATAAGGCATTAAGCGCATATAAAGAGATATCAAGAACACAATTATAATGATAGCTAGACAATCAAAAATAACTATCGTTTTCTTGCTTGTCTTAGCAGCTTTTCTAATACTTCTTGTAGTGTTTTTTTATAGAGCAACTCTTGATAGGCGTATAGTAGGTCGTATAGCAAGCGATTCTGATACATCCATAAGAGGCGATATAATATCAAAAGATGGTTTTAGAGTTGCGACTACTCAAAAAATTTTTGATGTAAAAATTGATACAAGAAGTCTAAATCCAGATAAAAAAGATCTGTTTATACAACTTTATTCTATATACACAGATGATAATCCAAACAAAATAAAAAAAATTATAAATAGTAAAAAAGGATATGTTGTATTATCAAAAAACATATCCTCAAAAACTGCAGCACATCTAAAAGAACTTGGAAGATTTTTTTCAACAAACTCAGTTTTTATACCTTTTGTTGATGATAATGGTAGAAAATACGATGCACAAGCAATGGGTATCATAGAAAAAGGAGAGTATAGAGTTTATATGGCACAAGATAGCCTAACGCCATCAATAGGCTATGTAAAAGAAGTGATAAAAAATGGAATTATAAAAAGAGAGGGTGTAAAAGGTATAGAAAAATACTATGATGATTATTTAGCATCTATAAAAGACGCTCAGATTGTGGGTTCAAGAGATTTAAGCAATAATATAATAATAGATAAACCAAATGATCTTGGACAAAGAATAGATGGATATAATGTGATATTAAATGTATCTCTAAAACTACAAAAAATGACCGAGCATATTTTAGATACTATGATGAAAGACATAGAGGCTAGAGAGATAGTTGCAGGAATAATGGATAGTAAAACTGGCGAAATGTTAGCACTTGCTACTACAAATAGATATAATCCATCAAACATCAAAAAAGAAAATTATAGAGCATTAAACTCGACTTCTAGCGAATACGCATATGAACCAGGTTCTGTTATAAAGCCTATTGTTTTTGCGTATTTATTATCCGCAAACAAGGTAAATCCGCTAGAAACAATTGATACACACAATGGTGTATATAAACATGGTAAAAGCACTATAAGAGACAGCCATCCTGCAAAAAGTATGAGTGCTGAAGAGGTTATAATATACTCTTCAAATATAGGAATGGTTGAGCTATCAAAAAGAATATCTGGCGAAGAACTTTATATGAATTTCATAAAATTTGGATTTACAAAAAGATCTGGCATAGATTTACCTTACGAACAAAGAGGGATAATACCGAGCTTATCAGAGCTAAATTCTGAAATTTATAGAGGAACTGCAAGTTATGGTTATGGCATACAAACTACATTTTTGCAACTTCTAAGAGCTTATGCTGTTTTTAATAACAATGGTTATCTTGTAACACCGCAACTAGTATCAAATTTGCAAAAAGATGGAAAATTATACAAAGGAAGGCCTATTCCACCACAAGAGCAAATTTTAAGTGAAGATGTTGCAAAAAGAATGAAAAATATACTAGTTAGAGTTGTTAAGGATGGAACTGGTAAAAAAGCTGATATAGAGGGTTTAAATATAGGCGGAAAAACTGGAACTTCTCGTATAGCTGTTGGCGGAGGATACTCAAAAAGTCTTTATAATGCTTCATTTTTTGGATTTGCGGATGATAAATTTGGACACAATTATACTATAGGGGTTTTTGTAAGAGAACCAAAAGAAGGTAAGATTTATGCCTCACAAAGTGCCATTCCTATATTTAAAAGCATTGTAGAGCTCTTAATACAAGAACAGCAACTCATACCTAGTATATAAATTCAAACTAAACTTATCAAATCAGATAAAGTAAAATTTGATAAGTTATTTTTAGAATTAATATTTTGGGCTTTTTCTAAAATTGCATTATTTTGAAGTTTAGCTAACAACTCTTTTTTATAATCATCAAGCGAATCTTCTAAAATCTTATTTAAATCAGCAATCTTATCTTTGCTGAGATTTTTAGTATCATTGAGTCCCAACAACTCTTTTAGCTCTTGTCTTTTTTGTTCAATTTTTTCATTTATTTTTTCAGCATTAAGAATATTTAAAAAAGCATAAGAACCATACTTTGTAAGCTTATCTCGAAACTCTTCAACACTGCCTATCTTTGAATCATCAGATAGTTTTTGATTTTGAGACACTAGAGCTTTAGATAACTCTTGATCAAAATCACCAATTCTAGCACTATTTGCCACAGTACCTAATGTAGATATTATGGAATTTATATCTTCTATTTTCATAAATTCTCCTTTAACTAAGGTACTATTTTATAAGCAAAAAGTATTCCTTGTTGTAGTGTCTATAAATTTTGCAAAATCATCTCTATCATTTGGACACTCAATAACATCAAAAAACTCATAATTTAGCTCTTTTGAAAGCTTTTTATATTCTATATCTATCTCAAAAATTGTTTCTGAGTTATCTATACAAAATGCGATTGGAAAAACTATGACTTTTTTATGGGTTATTTCTTTCATAACATCAACTATATTTGGACCAAGCCATTCAACAGGACCTAATTTTGACTGATATGCAAGCTTTATATCTTTAAAAATAACACCGTTTTCTTGAAGTTTTTTAGATAATATACAAACATGATCTTGTATGTGTTTTTCATATAAATCACCATTTTGTATTATCTTTATAGGCAAAGAGTGTGCAGAAAATATCAACACAATATCTTGTGGATTTAAATTTTTAGATTTTATTTTTTCTATAATTAAATTTAAAATTACATCATTATAAAGATTATTTTCGTAAAAATATGGAATTTGCGTTATTTTTTGATTTAATCCAAGTTCTCTCATAGCAAATTTAACATCATCAATACTTGATAAAATTGTAGTGCTAGAATGATGAGGATAAAGCGGAAGCAAAATAAACTCATCTGCATCTTTGTATTTTTTTAGCGCATCTTTAGCAAAAGGTGGAGTATAGTTCATTATAAAATCAACTTCATAATCACTATTTTTAAGTTTTTTAACAAGACTTGAAGTAATATCACAAATAGGAGATTTGCCATCTATCATCTCATAGTTTTTTTTAGCTTCTTTTTTTCTAAAACTAACTATCATATAAGCTATAAATTTTCTAAGAAGATTACTTTTTACACTTATTATATATTTATCATTAAACATATTTTTTAAAAATACACAAACTTCATCTAAATTTGAAGGACCGCCCATATTTAAAAGAAATAAAACTTTTTTCATAAAATTACTTTCGATATTGCTATAGCATCATTTATACTAACTAAATTTCCTATATCGCCACTCATACAATATTTAAAAAATTCACTATTTTGAAACCTAATTGACATATCTTCATTATCAACTCTTAAATTTATAAGCCCCTTATCATCCATTTTTCTAAGGTTAAATGCAACTAAATCAGCCATATAATGCCCGCTAGAGCAAGAAATTTCTATACAAAATCTATCTATTTTATAATTCCATGAGTTGGTTATGCTACAAATTATTCCATTTGTTGTTTTTGTTTTAGCACATAAAACATCTTCTATGTCTTTATCTTTTATACTATTTGTAGATACACAAAACTCTGATATTTCCGATGAAGTAATATACCTTATAAGATCTAAATCACTCATTGTAATAGACATTTTTATACCACCAAAAGTATCTTTAGGGTAAGTAGAAGAATGTATGATATTTATACTATAAATTTGCTCTTCTTTTTTTAAAGCCTGTTTTAGTGATATGATGGTTGGATTAAATCTAGTGTTATAACCAATGCAAACCTTTAGATTATTTTCTTTTGCAATGTAAGCCATTTCATTTATCTCTCCCATATTGGTAGATAATGGTGCATGTATTAAAAAATTTTTAGCATACTTTTGACATTGCAAAAAAGTTTTTTTATGTATATTAGCAGGAGTAGTTATAATAAGTGCTTCTGGAGAGTGATACGAATATAACTCGTCTACGCTTTGATATATTTGAGCTTTTATATCCGGTAAATTTTTTGAACTATCTTGTTTAGAAATTCCAACAAGCTCAAAATAATCAGAACGCCTAAGATCACTATAATAACTCTTTGTTATGTCTTCAAAACCAACAATAGCTACTTTTATCTTATCCAAAAAATTTCCTTAATCAAAACGATAAATAAATTTAAGGGTAGGACTTACCTACCCAAAAACAACAATTACTTATTTTCCTTTTCATAATTAGAAAGAATTGCATATGCTTCATCTTTTAAAAGAAGTTTCTCTTTTTTAAGTTTATCAAGTTCAAGATTATCCATATGTTCTCTGCCCTCTGTCACATCTTTGATCTTTTGATCAAGATCATTATGACGATCAAAAATTTTTGCAAAATGTGCATCTTTGTTTTTTAGCTCAGTTATAAGCTCCCTATACTCATGAAACATAATATCTCCTTAAAATAAAATTGTTATTTGTTTAACATTTTATCTATTCAAGACTTAAAACTACTTTTATTATGATCTATAATCTGAGTTTATATCTACATATTTATGACCCAAATCGCATCCATAAGCTTCAAATTTACCTTCCCCTATTCCTAAATCGCAGCTTATTTTGTAACTTGGTTTTTTCATTATATTATGAGCTAAATTTTCTCTTTGCTCATCTAACTGCGGCAAATCCTTGTTAAAAACGATAACTTCATCATATTTTATAACTAAATTTTCTTCTTTGCACTCTACTTTACTAGCACCTATGGTTGAAGCTATTCTTCCCCAATTTGGATCTTCTCCAAAAATCGCAGTTTTTACAAGAAGTGAATTTGAAAGAGCTTTTGCAGCAATTTCTGCTTCTTCATCATTTTTTGCCCCACTTACACCAAATGATACAACTTTTTTTGAGCCTTCTCCATCTTGAACAAGATATAATGCCATCTGTTTTGTTATCAAATTTATAACTTCTCTAAAAGCTGCTTTATCATAAAATTCAGTTTTTCTTGAAGTAAGCAACATTAAAGTATCGTTTGTGGATGTATCGCCATCTACACTAATAGCATTAAAGCTATGCTTAACGCTACCAAATAAAATTTCATCCATATCTTCTTTTGGAATATTTGCATCTGTTAGTATAAAACAAAGCATAGTTGCAAAAGCCGGATTTATCATACCTGCACCTTTGCAAATAGCAGCAATATTAAAATATCCACCATTTTCAAGCTCAACTCTAAAAGCAAGCTCTTTTTTAAAACTATCTGTTGTCATAATAGCACTAGCTACGCCATTGCTATCTTTTGAGTTAAAATCCATTTTATCAAATGCAGATATGATTTTTTCAGTATCTAGTCTATATCCTATAACACCAGTTGAACTCATTATAGGATTTATCAAATTTATCTTTTGTGATAAACTTTCAAAAATAAAATTTATATCATCAATTCCATTTTGTCCTGTCATGGCATTCGCGTTTTTTGAGTTTAAAAGTATAAAATTTGTTTTAAAATTTTTTGGATAGCTTAAAAAATGCCTAATAGGAGCTGCTTTAAATTTATTACTAGTAAAAACAGCACTTACATCATAAGCTTCGTCGCTTCTTATAAATCCTAAATCATTTGAATCTTTTTTAAAACCAGCATTTACTCCACCAAAGTAAAAACCATCTACATTTTCAAGTCCGTTTTTTAAAGAAATTATATCAAACATATTTTAACTCCTCTGGCATATATTTGCTTCTTATGACTCTTTTAGTCATCCTTATACCATCTGCTGTACCTATTACAAGAAGTTTAGAGTCAGTTCCTATTAAAATATCATCTTTTGGCATAGGCATAAATTTATTATTTGGATCTTTTATACCTACTATATTTGCACTTGTTAACTCTTTTAAATGCGTATCTTTTAGTCTTTTAAATCTAACCCAAGAATAATCAGGCACCACAATCTCTTCTATATCTATAGGTGAGCCTTTTTTATACAAAAACTCTTCAAGCATATTTTCCATATCGGGTCTAACACTTACAGCACTAAGCCTTTGTGCGACTAGTTTGGTTGGCGTTACAACAGAATTTGCCCCAAGTTTTTTAAGTTTTACGGTGTCGTCCTCGTTGTTTGCCGTACTCATTATAAAATACTCTTCTCTACCAAGCTCTTTTTCATACAACCTTGCTGTTGTAATAATTGCTATATTATCAGCTATATTTTCACTAAGAGCAATTAGCCCCTTTGCGCTTGAAAAATGTGTCTTTTTAAGAGCAATTTCTGTGTGTGGCGCAGCTTTTATATAGTAAGGATACTTATACTTTTCTGCCAAATCTCCCAAATCATCTCTTTCATCAACCACAACAAAAGGTATGTGGTTTTCTCTAAACTGCTTTGTAAGTTCTATAGTATAGTTATTGTGATAACAAATAACAAAATGTTTTTTTAATCTAGCTATATCATTTATCATCTTTCTTTCCTTAAAAACATTTATAAGTGATCCCTTTTTTAACACCTCTATAACAAGACCTATAGAAAATGAAAAAACAGCAAATCCGGTAAAAATAAGTGCTATTGTAAAGAGTCTTCCAGCTGGCGATATATAATCAACCTCTGTAAAACCAACCGTTGTAAAGGTCATACCAGCTTGATAAATCCCATCTATCAAAGAAAAATCGTTGATAACAACATATCCCAATGCCCCAAACATAAGCATTAGGATAACTGCTATCAACGGAAGACGAAAAAAGCGTAGTTGTTCGTATAGTTCTGTATTTAAATCTACTTCTGGCTTTGAAGAATCAGACCAATTGAGGAATTTTTTTATCTTTTCTAGCAAAGACATCTACTCCTCTTTTAAATTTATTTTATTATTTTGAATGTTTTTTCATAGTTCTAATAGTAGAAGCGGCAACTTTAATTCTTCTAGTTGTTCCATCTTCTAAAGTAACACGGATAGAGCGTAAATTTGGCATAAATCTTCTTTTGCTTTTATTGTTAGCATGGCTTACGCTATTTCCAACCATAGGACCTTTTCCTGTTATTGCACATCTTTTTGACATAGTTTTTCCTTAATCTCATAAAATAAACTTGTAATTATATCATAATAAACAAAATATTTACTTAAATTTATTTTTATAAATTTATTTAATTTAAAAGATTTTATAGGTAAAATACGAAACAAATTTATTAAAGAAAGTGAAAATATGACCCCTGTATTAAAAAATAGCGTCGCTATTTTTTCTCCCATCGGTTTTGTTGATGGCGCTATGTCAAAAACCATAATAGACTCTAACGATATGCTTTATCTAAAAGAAAAAATGCCAGTTTGTGTATTTATTTCATTTAAAAAAGTAATTTTTTTTAATAAAATCGGATTTAACAATATAATAAACACATTGCAAAATATAAAAGAAGAGCTAAAAATCAGCATAGGACTTTGTGACTATAATGAAAAAATGTTTAAATCTTTTTTTGATATGTCTGATCAAAGTATAAATTATTCTTTATTTGAAACACTTGAAGTAGGAATGCTTTTTTATGATAAATCAAACGAAAATAAAAAAAAGGTTTTAATATATACAGATAGCCAAAAGCAAAATGCCAAAATAGCCCTAAGTCTTGCTCAAAAAGGGCACGATGCTTATATAGCGAAAAATAGTGATGATTTTAAAAATATGCAAAAAGATTTTGACTATATTTTGAGTATGACGCATATTATGAATTATGAAAAAAATACACAAATATATATAAAAGATAATGTTGTTGTGTATAATCTTAATGGGTATTTAGATTCTAGTTTTGCTGAAAATTTTGATAAAAAATATTATGAGAATTTAATTAAAGTTGGGTTTAAATATTTTATTTTCGATGGAACAAATATATCATCTTTTAATGTATATGGAACAGCTTTTTTAGCAAGTCTTTCTGTCTTAAGTGCAGAATATGGCGTTGTAATAGCAATTTGCAATATAAAAAATATAACCCAAGCCCTAAAAAATGAGCTTGAAGATGGCGGAATTTTAGTTTATGACTCAATGGATGATTTTTACAATGATGAAAGAACGATAAGTGGCGGTGCAGGAATGCTTAGCAATAAAATAAACAACATTGGTAAAAATTTAATAGAAACACTACCAAATATAATAAGCATTATAAGTTCATCGATATCTTCTATTTTAAAAACACAAATTACAAAAAAACAAGCATCATTGACACCATTTAGCTCAAAAGGTTTTGAAGATTACATAGGTGCATATATAGCATTTTATGG is a window encoding:
- the dapA gene encoding 4-hydroxy-tetrahydrodipicolinate synthase translates to MTAIITPFKNGKIDEETYAKLIKRQIENGIDCVVPAGTTGESATLTHDEHRACIEIAVEICKGTNTKVLAGAGSNATHEAISLAKFAQEQGVDGILSVAPYYNKPTQEGLYRHYSEISKNVDIPVLLYNVPGRTGCDIQTNTAIRLFNDCQNIYGVKEASGNIDKCVDLLAHEPNMVVMSGEDAINYPILSNGGKGVISVTSNLLPDYTAKLTHFALDEQFSKAKAINDKLYNINKIMFCESNPIPIKASMFIAGLIPVLEYRLPLCEPSNENMKKIENIMKQYDIKGF
- a CDS encoding enoyl-ACP reductase, which translates into the protein MDNFYKGKTLVISGGTRGIGRAILLKFAKAGANIAFTYNSNEELAQTQVKELEKEYNIKARCYALNILEPETYKELFLKIDEDFDRVDFFISNAIISGRAVAGGYTKFMKLKPRGINNIFTATVNAFVVGAQEAAKRMEKVGGGSIISISSTGNRVFIENYSGHGTCKAAVEAMVRYAATELGEKNIRVNAVSGGPIDTDALKAFTNYEEVRDITAKLSPLGRMGQPEDLAGACLFLCSKDASWVTGHTLIIDGGTTFK
- the pgsA gene encoding CDP-diacylglycerol--glycerol-3-phosphate 3-phosphatidyltransferase; the encoded protein is MLNIPNILAFARIFLAPLMFYILLEIKNPTIHISWLNYFATLVFVIASITDFFDGYIARNWKQTTKLGEIIDPLADKMLTLAAFMGLMMIGRANPWAVYLILVREFFITGFRVFLASDGVKVAASMTGKVKTVFQMIAIGFLCMNWYGGSILLWIAVGLTLYSGFEYINGYCKHLNQKK
- the flgB gene encoding flagellar basal body rod protein FlgB → MFAGINTTKAKPLLEQALSGRNLRNQLISSNLANVSTPFYKARDVDFESALKEKVEEIYNNKQNQILQLAQTNDAHFPRVDFPKNSFGTIYLRDGHMARNDANTVDLDVETSEMSKNAMMISAIDAALSKSGAIFKAVIEASGKI
- the flgC gene encoding flagellar basal body rod protein FlgC, producing MAYLSDFDISGYGLSAQRFRMNVISSNIANSQTTRTAEGGPYRRREVIFKAFDFNKELNNQIKKSHNMLEYSNPLDDSDSPKNGDPSIMSVVVDKIVRDDKDFIMKYDPSHPDANTRGYVAYPNINPVIEMSDLIEATRAYQANVSAFQTTKSITQSAIDLLKG
- the fliE gene encoding flagellar hook-basal body complex protein FliE, whose product is MNNINKIDLNTHIGDKNLNKTSSSNGEFSKMLDNSLKELNEVQVNADKALANLATGEVKDLHQAALAISKAETSMKLMLEIRNKALSAYKEISRTQL
- a CDS encoding peptidoglycan D,D-transpeptidase FtsI family protein, with protein sequence MIARQSKITIVFLLVLAAFLILLVVFFYRATLDRRIVGRIASDSDTSIRGDIISKDGFRVATTQKIFDVKIDTRSLNPDKKDLFIQLYSIYTDDNPNKIKKIINSKKGYVVLSKNISSKTAAHLKELGRFFSTNSVFIPFVDDNGRKYDAQAMGIIEKGEYRVYMAQDSLTPSIGYVKEVIKNGIIKREGVKGIEKYYDDYLASIKDAQIVGSRDLSNNIIIDKPNDLGQRIDGYNVILNVSLKLQKMTEHILDTMMKDIEAREIVAGIMDSKTGEMLALATTNRYNPSNIKKENYRALNSTSSEYAYEPGSVIKPIVFAYLLSANKVNPLETIDTHNGVYKHGKSTIRDSHPAKSMSAEEVIIYSSNIGMVELSKRISGEELYMNFIKFGFTKRSGIDLPYEQRGIIPSLSELNSEIYRGTASYGYGIQTTFLQLLRAYAVFNNNGYLVTPQLVSNLQKDGKLYKGRPIPPQEQILSEDVAKRMKNILVRVVKDGTGKKADIEGLNIGGKTGTSRIAVGGGYSKSLYNASFFGFADDKFGHNYTIGVFVREPKEGKIYASQSAIPIFKSIVELLIQEQQLIPSI
- the hemH gene encoding ferrochelatase — protein: MKKVLFLLNMGGPSNLDEVCVFLKNMFNDKYIISVKSNLLRKFIAYMIVSFRKKEAKKNYEMIDGKSPICDITSSLVKKLKNSDYEVDFIMNYTPPFAKDALKKYKDADEFILLPLYPHHSSTTILSSIDDVKFAMRELGLNQKITQIPYFYENNLYNDVILNLIIEKIKSKNLNPQDIVLIFSAHSLPIKIIQNGDLYEKHIQDHVCILSKKLQENGVIFKDIKLAYQSKLGPVEWLGPNIVDVMKEITHKKVIVFPIAFCIDNSETIFEIDIEYKKLSKELNYEFFDVIECPNDRDDFAKFIDTTTRNTFCL
- a CDS encoding Gfo/Idh/MocA family protein produces the protein MDKIKVAIVGFEDITKSYYSDLRRSDYFELVGISKQDSSKNLPDIKAQIYQSVDELYSYHSPEALIITTPANIHKKTFLQCQKYAKNFLIHAPLSTNMGEINEMAYIAKENNLKVCIGYNTRFNPTIISLKQALKKEEQIYSINIIHSSTYPKDTFGGIKMSITMSDLDLIRYITSSEISEFCVSTNSIKDKDIEDVLCAKTKTTNGIICSITNSWNYKIDRFCIEISCSSGHYMADLVAFNLRKMDDKGLINLRVDNEDMSIRFQNSEFFKYCMSGDIGNLVSINDAIAISKVIL
- a CDS encoding YdcH family protein — its product is MFHEYRELITELKNKDAHFAKIFDRHNDLDQKIKDVTEGREHMDNLELDKLKKEKLLLKDEAYAILSNYEKENK
- the argJ gene encoding bifunctional glutamate N-acetyltransferase/amino-acid acetyltransferase ArgJ, encoding MFDIISLKNGLENVDGFYFGGVNAGFKKDSNDLGFIRSDEAYDVSAVFTSNKFKAAPIRHFLSYPKNFKTNFILLNSKNANAMTGQNGIDDINFIFESLSQKINLINPIMSSTGVIGYRLDTEKIISAFDKMDFNSKDSNGVASAIMTTDSFKKELAFRVELENGGYFNIAAICKGAGMINPAFATMLCFILTDANIPKEDMDEILFGSVKHSFNAISVDGDTSTNDTLMLLTSRKTEFYDKAAFREVINLITKQMALYLVQDGEGSKKVVSFGVSGAKNDEEAEIAAKALSNSLLVKTAIFGEDPNWGRIASTIGASKVECKEENLVIKYDEVIVFNKDLPQLDEQRENLAHNIMKKPSYKISCDLGIGEGKFEAYGCDLGHKYVDINSDYRS
- a CDS encoding potassium channel family protein — translated: MSLLEKIKKFLNWSDSSKPEVDLNTELYEQLRFFRLPLIAVILMLMFGALGYVVINDFSLIDGIYQAGMTFTTVGFTEVDYISPAGRLFTIALIFTGFAVFSFSIGLVIEVLKKGSLINVFKERKMINDIARLKKHFVICYHNNYTIELTKQFRENHIPFVVVDERDDLGDLAEKYKYPYYIKAAPHTEIALKKTHFSSAKGLIALSENIADNIAIITTARLYEKELGREEYFIMSTANNEDDTVKLKKLGANSVVTPTKLVAQRLSAVSVRPDMENMLEEFLYKKGSPIDIEEIVVPDYSWVRFKRLKDTHLKELTSANIVGIKDPNNKFMPMPKDDILIGTDSKLLVIGTADGIRMTKRVIRSKYMPEELKYV
- the rpmB gene encoding 50S ribosomal protein L28, with translation MSKRCAITGKGPMVGNSVSHANNKSKRRFMPNLRSIRVTLEDGTTRRIKVAASTIRTMKKHSK